Proteins encoded together in one Pseudomonas oryzicola window:
- a CDS encoding arsenic resistance protein yields the protein MTREQLETHQIPIYFAAVLAAVAFGLLASDTARPLQALVTPAIAVLMYAMFLQIPFLDLRQGLGNRRFMAALLLANFILVPLLVWAITRGLIDQPALLVGALLVLLTPCIDYVVVFTHIGKGDARLTLAATPVLLLAQLALLPLYLALMLGDNVRLAITPFVEAFVLLIVLPMALAVVTSAGARRSRVVAAWNHAWAWLPVPAMALVLLVVIASQIAVVQGDFKHLLPVVPVYLGFMLAAPLLGMFAARLLCLSATEARSVTFSAATRNSLVVLPLALALPEEVRGLAAAAVITQTLVELVSELVYVRLVPRLVR from the coding sequence TTGACCAGAGAACAACTCGAAACCCATCAGATCCCCATTTACTTCGCTGCGGTACTCGCCGCCGTCGCCTTCGGCCTGCTGGCCAGCGATACCGCACGCCCGTTGCAAGCTCTGGTCACGCCCGCCATCGCCGTGCTGATGTACGCGATGTTCCTGCAAATCCCCTTCCTCGACCTGCGCCAAGGCCTGGGTAACCGCCGCTTCATGGCGGCCTTGCTGCTGGCCAACTTCATTCTTGTGCCATTGCTGGTCTGGGCCATCACCCGTGGGCTGATCGACCAGCCGGCACTCCTCGTCGGTGCGCTGCTGGTGCTGCTCACCCCGTGCATCGACTACGTGGTGGTGTTTACCCACATTGGCAAGGGCGATGCGCGCCTGACCCTGGCCGCCACACCTGTGCTGCTGCTGGCGCAACTGGCGCTGCTGCCGTTGTATCTGGCGCTGATGCTGGGCGACAACGTGCGCCTCGCCATCACTCCGTTCGTGGAAGCGTTCGTGCTGTTGATCGTGCTGCCGATGGCCCTGGCCGTAGTGACCAGCGCTGGCGCCCGTCGCTCACGTGTAGTCGCCGCCTGGAACCACGCCTGGGCATGGCTGCCGGTACCGGCGATGGCTTTGGTATTGCTGGTGGTGATCGCCTCGCAGATCGCCGTGGTGCAGGGTGACTTCAAGCATTTACTGCCGGTGGTTCCGGTATACCTGGGCTTCATGCTTGCGGCACCGTTGCTCGGCATGTTCGCGGCGCGCCTGTTGTGCCTGTCGGCCACCGAAGCACGCTCGGTGACCTTCAGCGCCGCCACGCGCAACTCGCTGGTGGTGCTGCCGCTGGCGCTGGCGTTGCCCGAAGAGGTGCGCGGGTTGGCGGCGGCCGCCGTGATTACCCAGACATTGGTCGAGCTGGTAAGCGAGCTCGTCTATGTACGGCTGGTACCACGGCTGGTGCGCTGA
- the glyA gene encoding serine hydroxymethyltransferase, producing the protein MFSRDLTIAKYDAELFEAMQQEALRQEEHIELIASENYTSPAVMEAQGSVLTNKYAEGYPGKRYYGGCEYVDVVEQLAIDRAKELFGADYANVQPHAGSQANAAVYLALLSAGDTILGMSLAHGGHLTHGASVSASGKLYNAIQYGIDANGLIDYDEVERLAVEHKPKMIVAGFSAYSQVLDFARFRAIADKVGAYLFVDMAHVAGLVAAGVYPNPVPFADVVTTTTHKTLRGPRGGLILARKNEEIEKKLNSAVFPGAQGGPLEHVIAAKAICFKEALQPEFKAYQQQVVKNAQAMASVFIERGFDVVSGGTQNHLFLLSLIKQEISGKDADAALGKAFITVNKNSVPNDPRSPFVTSGLRFGTPAVTTRGFKEAECRELAGWICDILADLNNEAVIDAVREKVKAICKKLPVYGN; encoded by the coding sequence ATGTTCAGCCGTGATTTGACCATTGCCAAGTACGACGCCGAGCTCTTCGAAGCCATGCAGCAAGAAGCTCTGCGCCAGGAAGAGCATATCGAGCTGATCGCTTCGGAAAACTACACCAGCCCGGCAGTCATGGAAGCCCAGGGCTCGGTCCTGACCAACAAGTACGCCGAAGGCTACCCGGGCAAGCGCTACTACGGTGGTTGCGAGTACGTCGACGTCGTCGAGCAACTGGCCATCGACCGTGCCAAGGAGCTGTTCGGCGCCGACTACGCCAACGTTCAGCCGCACGCCGGCTCCCAGGCCAACGCCGCTGTCTACCTGGCCCTGCTGTCGGCCGGTGACACCATCCTGGGCATGAGCCTGGCCCACGGTGGCCACCTGACCCACGGTGCTTCGGTAAGCGCCTCGGGCAAGCTGTACAACGCCATCCAGTACGGCATCGATGCCAACGGCCTGATCGACTACGACGAAGTCGAGCGCCTGGCTGTCGAGCACAAGCCGAAGATGATCGTTGCCGGTTTCTCGGCCTACTCGCAGGTTCTGGACTTCGCCCGCTTCCGCGCCATCGCCGACAAGGTCGGTGCCTACCTGTTCGTCGACATGGCTCACGTTGCCGGCCTGGTTGCCGCTGGCGTGTACCCGAACCCGGTGCCGTTCGCCGACGTGGTCACCACCACCACCCACAAGACCCTGCGCGGCCCGCGCGGCGGCCTGATCCTCGCTCGCAAGAACGAAGAGATCGAGAAGAAGCTGAACTCCGCCGTGTTCCCGGGCGCCCAGGGTGGCCCGCTGGAGCACGTCATCGCGGCCAAGGCCATCTGCTTCAAGGAAGCCCTGCAGCCTGAGTTCAAGGCTTACCAGCAGCAGGTAGTGAAGAACGCCCAGGCCATGGCCAGCGTGTTCATCGAGCGTGGTTTCGACGTGGTTTCCGGCGGCACCCAGAACCACCTGTTCCTGCTGTCGCTGATCAAGCAGGAAATCTCCGGTAAGGATGCTGACGCCGCACTGGGCAAAGCCTTCATCACCGTCAACAAGAACTCGGTACCGAACGACCCACGTTCCCCGTTCGTCACCTCGGGCCTGCGCTTCGGCACCCCGGCCGTGACCACCCGTGGTTTCAAGGAAGCCGAGTGCCGCGAGCTGGCTGGCTGGATCTGCGACATCCTGGCTGACCTGAACAACGAAGCGGTAATCGACGCCGTACGTGAGAAGGTCAAGGCCATCTGCAAAAAGCTGCCGGTCTACGGCAACTGA
- a CDS encoding aldehyde dehydrogenase family protein: protein MSLTSLSRVAFQQPALIDVYSPYDGSLVGSVANLTADAVPGLLTRARQGVRESAALPRHRRASILEQAARLIERDAADFAGLIVDEAGKTLRQAEKEVKRCINTLKLSAEEARRNAGEVVPFDAYEGSESRQGWFTREPLGLILAITPYNDPLNLVAHKLGPAIAGGNAVILKPSELAPLSALKLVQYLTDAGLPEAVVSVATGGAELGKALVAVRDVRMVSFTGGFATGEQIAKGAGLKKLAMDLGGNAPVLVLKDCDLEATVESCVSGAFWAAGQNCIGTQRILVDASIYEAFRQRFVALTQAMVLGDPGLRETDMGPMISEAAARHIEERVNQALQGGARLLCGHKRQGANYAPTVLEGVDHSSRLWREEVFAPVVMLAPFEDIEQAVALANAPEYSLHAGVFTRDLSLALSLAKRIEAGGVMINDSSDYRFDAMPFGGSKYGSLGREGVRFAYEDMTQPKVVCINQMG from the coding sequence ATGAGCCTGACTTCCCTGTCCCGGGTAGCGTTCCAGCAACCCGCCTTGATCGATGTGTATAGCCCCTACGACGGCAGCCTGGTCGGCAGCGTCGCCAACCTCACTGCCGACGCGGTGCCGGGCCTGCTGACGCGTGCTCGCCAGGGTGTACGCGAAAGTGCCGCGCTGCCCCGGCACCGTCGCGCCAGCATCCTTGAGCAGGCCGCCCGCCTCATCGAACGCGATGCTGCCGATTTTGCCGGGCTGATTGTCGATGAAGCGGGCAAGACCCTGCGCCAGGCCGAAAAGGAGGTAAAACGCTGCATCAACACGCTCAAGCTGTCAGCCGAGGAAGCGCGGCGCAACGCCGGAGAAGTGGTGCCGTTCGATGCCTATGAAGGCTCCGAGTCGCGCCAGGGCTGGTTCACCCGCGAGCCGCTGGGGCTGATCCTGGCCATCACCCCGTACAACGACCCGCTGAACCTGGTGGCGCACAAGCTGGGCCCGGCCATCGCCGGCGGCAATGCCGTTATCCTCAAGCCTTCCGAGCTGGCCCCGTTATCGGCGCTCAAGCTGGTGCAGTACCTCACCGATGCAGGGCTGCCGGAAGCCGTTGTCAGCGTTGCCACCGGCGGCGCCGAGCTGGGCAAGGCGCTGGTGGCTGTGCGTGATGTGCGCATGGTTTCCTTTACCGGCGGCTTCGCCACGGGCGAGCAGATTGCCAAGGGCGCGGGCCTGAAAAAGCTCGCCATGGACCTGGGCGGCAACGCCCCGGTGCTGGTGCTCAAGGATTGCGACCTCGAAGCCACTGTCGAGTCGTGCGTATCGGGCGCGTTCTGGGCCGCCGGGCAGAACTGCATCGGCACCCAGCGCATCCTGGTCGACGCCTCGATCTACGAAGCGTTTCGCCAGCGCTTCGTCGCCCTGACCCAGGCCATGGTGCTGGGTGACCCGGGCCTGCGCGAAACCGACATGGGGCCGATGATCAGCGAAGCCGCTGCACGGCACATCGAAGAACGTGTCAACCAGGCCCTGCAGGGCGGCGCCCGCCTGCTCTGTGGCCACAAGCGCCAGGGCGCCAATTATGCGCCGACGGTGCTGGAAGGTGTCGATCACAGCAGCCGGCTGTGGCGTGAAGAGGTGTTCGCCCCGGTGGTAATGCTGGCGCCCTTCGAGGACATCGAACAGGCCGTCGCCCTGGCCAATGCCCCTGAGTACAGCTTGCATGCCGGGGTGTTCACCCGCGACTTGTCCTTGGCGCTGAGCCTGGCGAAGCGCATCGAGGCAGGCGGCGTGATGATCAACGACTCGTCCGACTACCGCTTCGACGCCATGCCATTCGGCGGTTCCAAGTATGGGAGCCTGGGCCGCGAGGGGGTGCGGTTCGCCTATGAGGACATGACCCAGCCCAAGGTCGTGTGCATCAACCAGATGGGCTGA
- a CDS encoding RidA family protein: MSLAVSYRGLFETAGVVADDLQLDVQGQLRQALNTIDRLMAEARVTKDQLTRVQLWIADYRHFDLVNEVYDAWLQGCAKPARACVGADLGERYLVEVQVFAVCSERP, translated from the coding sequence ATGTCGTTGGCGGTCAGCTACAGGGGCCTGTTCGAAACCGCTGGCGTGGTCGCCGACGACCTGCAGCTGGACGTGCAGGGGCAGTTGCGCCAGGCACTGAATACGATCGACAGGCTGATGGCTGAGGCCAGGGTGACCAAGGACCAGTTGACCCGGGTTCAGCTATGGATCGCCGACTACCGCCACTTCGACCTGGTGAACGAGGTGTATGACGCCTGGTTGCAGGGTTGTGCAAAACCGGCACGGGCCTGCGTCGGCGCCGACCTGGGGGAGCGCTACCTGGTCGAGGTGCAGGTGTTTGCCGTGTGTAGCGAGCGCCCGTGA